A stretch of the Deinococcus sp. Leaf326 genome encodes the following:
- a CDS encoding isoprenylcysteine carboxyl methyltransferase family protein, protein MSGWTARRAAPWLVLAITVQRLLELRLARANERWAREHGAVEYGREHYPLFFVLHPAWMLSLLLEGRASRGRVNVPALLLFVLAQPLRYWVIRTLGCYWNTRILIVPGGERVTGGPFRVLPHPNYAVVALELASAPLAVGAWRTALAFTLLNAALLLFIRIPAEERALKDYAARTGPAGQAGR, encoded by the coding sequence ATGAGCGGCTGGACGGCCCGGCGTGCGGCGCCCTGGCTGGTGCTGGCCATCACGGTTCAGCGTCTCCTGGAGTTGCGTCTCGCCCGCGCCAACGAGCGCTGGGCCCGCGAACACGGAGCCGTCGAGTACGGCCGCGAACATTACCCTCTCTTTTTCGTGCTGCACCCGGCCTGGATGCTGAGTCTGCTGCTGGAGGGCCGGGCGTCGCGCGGGCGGGTGAACGTGCCCGCGCTGCTGCTGTTCGTGCTGGCGCAGCCGCTGCGCTACTGGGTCATCCGGACGCTGGGGTGCTACTGGAACACCCGCATCCTGATCGTGCCGGGGGGCGAGCGGGTCACGGGCGGTCCCTTCCGGGTCCTGCCGCATCCGAACTACGCCGTTGTGGCGCTGGAACTCGCCTCGGCGCCGCTGGCGGTCGGCGCGTGGCGCACAGCGCTGGCCTTCACGCTGCTCAACGCTGCGCTGCTGCTCTTCATCCGCATTCCGGCCGAGGAACGGGCGCTGAAGGACTATGCCGCCAGGACCGGTCCGGCAGGTCAGGCCGGACGGTGA
- a CDS encoding MFS transporter: MRAPSSPVAQAIRSTPVAGPAVAIAVAVTAGHFINDAYSAMLTPLTPALQAKYGVTIAAVTLLSSVYSLTSSVLQPLLGILGERVDRRYAAALGPLMTGVGLTLMGFVPWFGALVLLVAVAGFGSGFFHPAGAAYVAQHSPADKRGLWASLFSAGGTAGMALGPVFAGVGLTHLPWFALIGVVIAAVTFAVTPSGTQKARRVGLAEYAGIFRGPLVWLWGMAVLRSLASMGYNAMLPFMLLAKGFGAREVAVTLAVFAVASAAGGILGGRLSDRYGRTPVLRAAILASVPFFALLILSNPANWWFYPLTFLVGAAVNASIPVGVVTAQEYAPGHVAVASSIMMGFSWGFAGMLVFLVGALADATSPTTAALVSLSLLLPSAWIASRLPEPERATFG; encoded by the coding sequence ATGCGCGCTCCTTCCTCCCCGGTCGCCCAGGCGATCCGGTCCACGCCGGTCGCCGGTCCCGCCGTCGCCATCGCGGTGGCGGTCACGGCCGGCCACTTCATCAACGACGCCTACAGCGCCATGCTCACGCCCCTGACGCCCGCCCTTCAGGCCAAGTACGGGGTGACCATCGCCGCCGTCACGCTGCTGTCCAGTGTCTACAGCCTCACGAGCAGTGTTCTCCAGCCGCTGCTGGGCATCCTGGGCGAGCGGGTCGACCGCCGCTACGCCGCCGCGCTCGGGCCCCTCATGACCGGGGTGGGCCTCACACTGATGGGCTTCGTGCCCTGGTTCGGGGCGCTCGTGCTGCTCGTGGCGGTCGCGGGCTTCGGCAGCGGGTTCTTTCATCCGGCGGGGGCGGCCTACGTCGCGCAGCACAGCCCAGCCGACAAGCGCGGGTTGTGGGCCAGCCTGTTCAGTGCGGGCGGCACGGCCGGTATGGCGCTCGGGCCGGTCTTCGCGGGGGTGGGGCTCACGCACCTGCCCTGGTTCGCCCTGATCGGGGTGGTGATCGCCGCCGTCACCTTCGCCGTGACCCCCAGCGGCACCCAGAAGGCCCGGCGGGTGGGGCTGGCCGAGTACGCGGGCATCTTCCGGGGGCCGCTCGTGTGGCTGTGGGGTATGGCGGTGCTGCGCTCGCTCGCCAGCATGGGCTACAACGCCATGCTGCCCTTCATGCTGCTTGCCAAGGGGTTCGGGGCGCGCGAGGTCGCCGTGACGCTGGCCGTGTTTGCGGTCGCCAGCGCCGCCGGGGGCATCCTGGGGGGCCGCCTGAGCGACCGCTACGGCCGCACGCCCGTCCTGCGCGCTGCCATCCTCGCCTCGGTTCCGTTTTTCGCCCTGCTGATCCTGAGCAACCCGGCGAACTGGTGGTTCTACCCGCTGACCTTCCTGGTCGGGGCAGCCGTGAACGCCAGCATTCCGGTGGGCGTGGTCACGGCGCAGGAGTACGCGCCGGGGCACGTCGCGGTCGCCAGCTCGATCATGATGGGGTTCTCGTGGGGCTTCGCGGGGATGCTGGTGTTCCTGGTGGGCGCCCTGGCCGACGCCACCAGCCCGACCACGGCGGCGCTCGTCAGTCTGTCGCTGCTGCTGCCCAGTGCCTGGATCGCCTCGCGCCTGCCGGAGCCGGAGCGGGCGACGTTCGGCTGA
- a CDS encoding VIT family protein, which translates to MNAPAPTVSPAPQAPAPTSTGHDPAFVLQKVQPALLGLMDGSVSTLAPIFAVAGLTGKPIDAFFVGLAASVGAGISMGLAEALSDDGVVSGRGTPIARGVITGLATVLGGMLHTLPFLIPDLRTALTLAYAVVVVELLLIALIRWKYMKSPLGQTIFQVIVGGAVVFGVGVWLGRLGAGG; encoded by the coding sequence ATGAACGCGCCTGCCCCTACCGTCTCCCCCGCGCCGCAGGCTCCCGCGCCCACCTCCACCGGGCATGACCCCGCGTTCGTGCTCCAGAAGGTGCAGCCCGCGCTGCTGGGGCTGATGGACGGATCGGTCAGCACCCTCGCGCCCATCTTCGCGGTGGCGGGACTGACAGGCAAGCCCATCGACGCCTTTTTCGTCGGTCTGGCCGCCAGCGTCGGCGCCGGTATCAGCATGGGGCTTGCCGAGGCCCTCAGCGACGACGGGGTGGTGTCGGGCCGCGGCACTCCCATCGCGCGCGGTGTCATCACCGGCCTGGCGACGGTGCTGGGCGGGATGCTCCACACCCTCCCCTTCCTGATTCCCGACCTGCGCACGGCGCTGACGCTGGCCTACGCGGTCGTGGTCGTCGAGTTGCTGCTCATCGCGCTGATCCGCTGGAAGTACATGAAGAGCCCGCTGGGCCAGACCATCTTTCAGGTCATCGTGGGCGGCGCGGTCGTCTTCGGTGTCGGTGTCTGGCTCGGCCGCCTGGGTGCGGGGGGCTGA
- a CDS encoding LLM class flavin-dependent oxidoreductase, translating into MSPSSPLPLSVLDLVPVPLGSDAAQGVKDALTLARTAEALGYERYWVAEHHNMASLASSVPLAVLSAASQVTSRIRLGSGGVMLPNHAPLAVAEGYRLLSALAPDRVDLGLGRAPGTDGRTASALRGAGAYMEEPFERQLADLIAFGTGEFPAGHPYAGTIASPAGEGLFPPLWILSSSGYGAHVAAGAGVGLAFAWHINPDTAMARAAADAYRRAFVPSAAFAQPRVLVAASVICAATQEEAEELSLPLGLMFLRLRRGETAPFPTVEEARNYPYTPQERAVAEASRARAIVGDPQTVARRLRQLARDTAADELMLGAMMPDPATRAEGYRLIMEAVRDLEAQESRREPTTSY; encoded by the coding sequence ATGTCTCCTTCCTCCCCCCTTCCCCTGTCGGTTCTTGACCTCGTGCCCGTGCCACTGGGCTCGGACGCGGCGCAGGGGGTCAAGGACGCCCTGACCCTCGCGCGGACGGCCGAGGCCCTGGGCTACGAGCGCTACTGGGTGGCCGAACACCACAACATGGCGTCGCTGGCGAGCAGCGTGCCGCTGGCGGTGCTCTCGGCAGCCTCCCAGGTCACGTCGCGCATCCGGCTGGGCTCGGGCGGCGTGATGCTGCCCAACCATGCGCCGCTGGCCGTCGCGGAAGGTTACCGCCTGCTCTCGGCATTGGCCCCAGACCGGGTGGACCTGGGCCTGGGCCGCGCGCCCGGCACCGACGGCCGCACGGCGAGCGCGCTGCGCGGCGCCGGCGCGTACATGGAAGAGCCCTTCGAGCGGCAGCTCGCCGACCTGATCGCCTTCGGCACGGGTGAGTTTCCGGCCGGACACCCCTACGCGGGCACCATTGCCTCGCCGGCTGGGGAGGGCCTGTTCCCGCCGCTGTGGATCCTGAGCAGCAGCGGCTACGGCGCACACGTGGCCGCCGGAGCGGGTGTGGGGCTGGCCTTCGCGTGGCACATCAACCCCGACACGGCGATGGCCCGCGCCGCCGCCGACGCCTACCGCCGCGCGTTCGTGCCTTCGGCGGCCTTCGCGCAGCCGCGCGTGCTCGTGGCCGCGAGCGTGATCTGCGCGGCCACACAGGAGGAGGCCGAGGAACTGAGCCTGCCCCTGGGCCTGATGTTCCTGCGCCTGCGCCGGGGCGAGACCGCGCCCTTCCCGACTGTCGAGGAGGCCAGGAACTACCCCTACACCCCGCAGGAGCGCGCCGTGGCCGAGGCCTCGCGGGCCCGGGCCATCGTGGGCGACCCGCAGACCGTGGCCCGGCGGCTGCGTCAGCTCGCGCGCGACACGGCCGCCGACGAGCTCATGCTGGGCGCGATGATGCCCGATCCCGCCACCCGCGCCGAGGGCTACCGCCTGATCATGGAGGCGGTCCGTGACCTGGAAGCCCAGGAGAGCCGCCGGGAGCCGACCACTTCTTATTGA
- a CDS encoding ankyrin repeat domain-containing protein, giving the protein MDAETLAFLQGVFELVRAGDTEQLAPLLEGGLPPNLRNHKGDSLLMLASYHGHHALSELLLTHGADPELANDQAQTPLQGAAFKGDLDMARLLLAHGAHVEGRAFEGGKTALTFAAMFGRTDLVEELLAHGADPRARDADGTTPLDAARMMGAHDTAAQLELVLAQHGADPSTLN; this is encoded by the coding sequence ATGGACGCCGAGACCCTGGCCTTCTTGCAGGGCGTGTTCGAGCTTGTCCGGGCGGGCGACACCGAGCAGCTCGCGCCTCTGCTTGAAGGTGGACTGCCGCCGAACCTGCGCAACCACAAGGGCGACAGCCTGCTCATGCTCGCGAGCTACCACGGCCACCACGCCCTGAGCGAGCTGCTGCTGACCCACGGCGCCGATCCCGAACTCGCCAACGATCAGGCGCAGACGCCGCTTCAGGGAGCCGCCTTCAAGGGTGACCTCGACATGGCGCGGCTGCTGCTGGCGCACGGCGCGCATGTCGAGGGCCGCGCCTTTGAAGGCGGCAAGACGGCCCTGACCTTCGCGGCGATGTTCGGCCGCACGGACCTCGTCGAAGAACTCCTCGCGCACGGCGCCGATCCCCGTGCCCGCGACGCCGACGGCACCACGCCCCTGGACGCGGCCCGCATGATGGGCGCGCACGACACCGCAGCTCAGCTCGAGCTCGTGCTGGCGCAGCACGGCGCCGACCCGTCCACCCTGAACTGA
- the pgi gene encoding glucose-6-phosphate isomerase: MSDATGPRLTHLPAWTALETHYGEIKDQHLRDLFAADPARGERLNAEGAGLYLDYSKHRVTDETLRLLLQLADEAGVAAKRDAMFAGEKINVTEGRAVLHTALRQPRGAQVLVDGHDVVPDVHGVLDRMAAFADAVRAGEWLGYTGQPIRNIVNIGIGGSDLGPVMAYEALKHYAQRDLTLRFVSNVDGTDLVEKTRDLDPAVTLFIVSSKTFTTQETMANARSARAWLLAALKDDAAVARHFVAVSTNAAEVGKFGIDTTNMFGFWDWVGGRYSMDSAIGLSLMLAVGPDGFRELLAGFHDMDEHFRTAPAEKNLPVLMGMLGVWYNNFFGAETVAVLPYDQYLAYFSAYLQQLDMESNGKHVTLSGEHVNYQTGPVIWGQPGTNGQHAFYQLIHQGTKLIPCDFIGFCQTLNPLPIPGGAPHHDLLMANVFAQTEALAFGKTLGEVLEGGVDPAVAPHRVFEGNRPTSTLLADRLTPRTLGALIALYEHKVFVQGAIWDINSFDQWGVELGKVLAGRIVPELGDAEPELAHDSSTNALIRRYRTRRNAQS; encoded by the coding sequence ATGAGCGACGCGACCGGCCCCCGCCTGACCCATCTGCCCGCCTGGACCGCCCTGGAGACCCACTACGGCGAGATCAAGGACCAGCACCTGCGCGACCTGTTCGCCGCCGACCCTGCGCGCGGCGAGCGCCTGAATGCCGAGGGCGCGGGGCTGTACCTCGACTATTCCAAGCACCGCGTCACCGACGAGACGCTGCGGCTGCTGCTGCAACTCGCCGATGAGGCGGGTGTGGCCGCCAAGCGCGACGCCATGTTCGCCGGCGAGAAGATCAACGTGACCGAGGGGCGCGCCGTGCTGCACACCGCCCTGCGCCAGCCGCGCGGCGCGCAGGTGCTGGTGGACGGCCACGACGTGGTCCCCGACGTGCACGGGGTCCTGGACCGCATGGCCGCTTTTGCCGACGCTGTGCGCGCGGGCGAGTGGCTGGGGTACACGGGCCAGCCCATCCGGAACATCGTGAACATCGGCATCGGGGGCTCGGACCTCGGCCCGGTGATGGCCTACGAGGCCCTGAAGCACTACGCCCAGCGGGACCTCACGCTGCGCTTCGTGTCGAACGTGGACGGCACCGACCTCGTCGAGAAGACCCGCGACCTCGACCCGGCCGTGACCCTGTTCATCGTGTCGAGCAAGACCTTCACCACCCAGGAGACGATGGCAAACGCCAGAAGCGCCCGCGCGTGGCTGCTGGCGGCCCTGAAGGACGACGCGGCGGTCGCGCGGCACTTCGTGGCCGTCTCGACGAACGCGGCGGAGGTCGGGAAGTTCGGCATCGACACCACCAATATGTTCGGCTTCTGGGACTGGGTCGGCGGACGCTACAGCATGGACAGCGCCATCGGCCTGAGCCTCATGCTGGCGGTCGGCCCGGACGGATTCCGCGAGCTGCTGGCCGGCTTCCATGACATGGACGAGCACTTCCGCACCGCGCCCGCCGAGAAGAACCTGCCGGTGCTGATGGGGATGCTGGGCGTCTGGTACAACAACTTCTTCGGCGCCGAGACGGTCGCCGTGCTGCCCTACGACCAGTACCTCGCGTACTTCAGCGCGTACCTCCAGCAGCTCGACATGGAGAGCAACGGCAAGCACGTGACCCTCTCGGGCGAGCACGTGAACTACCAGACCGGACCGGTCATCTGGGGCCAGCCGGGCACGAACGGCCAGCACGCCTTCTACCAGCTCATCCATCAGGGCACCAAACTCATTCCCTGCGACTTCATCGGCTTCTGCCAGACCCTCAACCCGCTGCCCATTCCCGGCGGCGCGCCGCACCACGACCTGCTCATGGCCAACGTCTTCGCGCAGACCGAGGCGCTGGCCTTCGGCAAGACGCTGGGCGAAGTGCTGGAGGGCGGCGTGGACCCGGCGGTCGCTCCGCACCGCGTCTTCGAGGGCAACCGCCCCACCAGCACCCTGCTCGCCGACCGCCTGACGCCGCGCACGCTGGGCGCCCTGATCGCGCTGTACGAGCACAAGGTCTTCGTGCAGGGGGCCATCTGGGATATCAACTCCTTCGACCAGTGGGGTGTGGAACTCGGCAAGGTACTTGCCGGCCGCATCGTGCCGGAACTGGGAGACGCGGAGCCGGAACTGGCCCACGACAGCAGCACGAACGCGCTCATCCGCCGCTACCGCACGCGCCGGAACGCGCAGTCGTGA
- a CDS encoding ABC transporter ATP-binding protein: MTGLHAASALATEGLSRVYPSGEGEITALAPFTHTFAPGLTAVVGPSGSGKSTLLNLLAGFDTPSGGRVRVGGTDLHVLSETGRADFRLANYGFVFQNHNLVSILSAQENVEFPLTLAGLSPRERRDRARELLSQVGLLSRAGHLPHQLSGGEAQRVAIARALARDPAVLLADEPTGNLDTRTGEKVLELLTGPARQGRTVVLITHDRDVAALADHRLEVRDGVVSGGDVS; encoded by the coding sequence ATGACGGGCCTGCACGCCGCGTCCGCCCTGGCGACCGAGGGGCTCTCGCGCGTCTATCCCAGCGGCGAGGGCGAGATCACGGCGCTGGCTCCCTTCACGCACACCTTCGCGCCGGGGCTCACAGCGGTCGTGGGGCCGTCAGGCAGCGGCAAAAGCACCCTGCTCAACCTGCTGGCCGGCTTCGACACTCCCAGCGGCGGGCGTGTGCGGGTGGGCGGGACCGATCTGCACGTGCTCTCGGAGACGGGGCGCGCCGACTTCCGGCTGGCGAACTACGGCTTCGTTTTCCAGAACCACAACCTCGTGAGCATCCTGAGCGCGCAGGAAAACGTCGAATTTCCTCTGACGCTCGCCGGCCTGTCTCCCCGCGAGCGCCGCGACCGGGCGCGCGAGCTGCTCTCGCAGGTGGGATTGCTGAGCCGCGCCGGGCACCTGCCACACCAGCTTTCGGGCGGCGAGGCCCAGCGCGTCGCCATCGCCCGCGCCCTGGCCCGCGACCCGGCGGTGCTGCTGGCCGACGAACCGACTGGCAACCTCGACACCCGCACGGGCGAGAAGGTGCTGGAACTGCTGACCGGCCCGGCGCGGCAGGGCCGCACAGTCGTCTTGATCACCCACGACCGCGACGTGGCCGCCCTGGCCGACCACCGCCTGGAGGTCCGCGACGGCGTGGTGAGTGGGGGCGACGTTTCCTAG
- a CDS encoding ABC transporter permease: MKTADLWLLAWRGLTRRPVRTLLTALGITVAVASMVVFLSLGEGIRKVFTAELGGIGPDIQVSLNGLSQGFAPQANLDEAVVSRIQGLSGELGLSAVTPVVMSLRGSLDVAQSTVLYGLPAAGGLDAIFPKAQVATGRSLTAADETGAVAVVGAKSAENLRLSVGSTLNLNRQNRVRVIGVLAPESGLVDNFIFLPIRTLQRAEGATGRVSLVAVKLQNPRDATAVAKTLSEQLKLEAQTQSDFLSFVDRALKISDAVRFGISLIALIVGGLAVANTVMMGVFERTREFGTLRAMGARPAFVRALVLSESLLLSLVGGVGGLLLGLAGIWAVNLYTQDLAGIDAAALTPLLTALAIGISLLLGLLSGLLPARSAARMPITEALGRV; this comes from the coding sequence ATGAAGACCGCTGACCTGTGGCTGCTGGCCTGGCGGGGGCTGACCCGCCGCCCGGTGCGGACCCTGCTCACCGCACTGGGCATCACGGTGGCGGTGGCGAGCATGGTGGTGTTCCTGTCGCTGGGCGAGGGCATACGCAAGGTGTTCACGGCCGAACTCGGCGGCATCGGCCCCGACATCCAGGTCAGCCTCAACGGGCTGTCGCAGGGCTTCGCGCCGCAGGCCAACCTGGACGAGGCGGTCGTATCGCGTATCCAGGGCCTCTCGGGCGAACTGGGCCTGAGCGCCGTGACCCCGGTGGTCATGTCGCTGCGCGGCAGCCTGGACGTGGCGCAGAGCACCGTGCTGTACGGCCTGCCGGCAGCGGGCGGACTGGACGCCATCTTTCCGAAGGCGCAGGTGGCGACGGGGCGCAGCCTCACGGCCGCCGACGAGACCGGGGCCGTAGCGGTCGTGGGGGCCAAGAGCGCCGAGAACCTGCGCCTCTCGGTCGGCTCGACCCTGAACCTCAACCGCCAGAACCGTGTACGCGTGATTGGCGTGCTGGCGCCCGAATCCGGCTTGGTGGACAACTTCATCTTTCTGCCCATCCGCACGCTGCAACGCGCCGAGGGAGCGACCGGGCGCGTGTCGCTGGTGGCCGTCAAGCTGCAAAATCCCCGTGACGCCACGGCGGTCGCCAAGACCCTCTCGGAGCAGCTCAAGCTCGAGGCCCAGACCCAGTCGGATTTCCTGAGCTTCGTGGACCGCGCCCTGAAGATCAGCGACGCGGTGCGCTTCGGCATTTCGCTCATCGCCCTGATCGTGGGCGGGCTGGCCGTAGCGAACACGGTCATGATGGGCGTCTTCGAGCGCACCCGCGAGTTCGGCACCCTGCGGGCGATGGGCGCCCGCCCCGCCTTCGTGCGCGCCCTGGTCCTGAGCGAGTCACTGCTGCTCTCTCTCGTGGGCGGCGTGGGCGGACTGCTGCTGGGGCTGGCGGGCATCTGGGCTGTGAACCTCTACACCCAGGACCTCGCGGGCATCGACGCGGCGGCGCTCACTCCCCTCCTGACCGCGCTGGCGATAGGTATCAGTCTGCTGCTGGGGCTGCTCTCGGGGCTGCTGCCTGCGCGCAGCGCCGCACGTATGCCCATCACCGAAGCCCTGGGGCGCGTATGA